One Opitutia bacterium DNA segment encodes these proteins:
- a CDS encoding glycosyltransferase family 4 protein gives MRVLLQHPHAPGEISGVVTYCERLAAALRRQGVEVMVFSTHGVSGRALWRAVEQVDVVHVNSHHLWLVLFARLRGKRVVLKYHYPYWDSVLQGPFVARGFGGRCAEELRFLVRLTSGQGAGGIKHVVVRFARVVMRVALAFAVHRRLACSEFIARSCELPLDVAVDYYPMDLLSEVAPCPRVEPARPRFVFAGRLERRKGGEVLLRAIAHLRKSAADFELVIIGDGPERERLEQIVESENLRDMVIFHGKLERAAVLAAMAQATAVVVPSRDNDALPFVVIEAAALSRCVVGSSSGGIPELLGPDGLLFAPDDHEGLAGHLRTLLQRLSETEARGRALHRRVSTLCDPAVAARRALEFYTAS, from the coding sequence ATGAGGGTGCTGCTGCAACATCCGCATGCGCCGGGGGAGATCAGCGGCGTTGTAACGTATTGCGAGCGGCTGGCCGCTGCGTTGCGCCGACAAGGAGTGGAAGTGATGGTGTTTTCCACCCACGGAGTATCGGGGCGTGCGCTGTGGCGCGCGGTGGAGCAGGTGGACGTGGTGCACGTGAACTCGCATCACCTTTGGCTCGTCCTGTTCGCACGGCTGCGAGGCAAACGAGTCGTGCTGAAGTATCACTATCCCTATTGGGACTCCGTTCTGCAGGGGCCGTTTGTGGCCCGAGGCTTTGGAGGGCGATGCGCTGAAGAACTGCGATTTCTGGTGCGTCTGACTTCGGGGCAGGGGGCGGGAGGGATCAAACACGTCGTGGTGAGGTTTGCCCGGGTCGTGATGCGCGTGGCGCTTGCCTTCGCGGTGCACCGTCGCCTCGCATGCAGCGAGTTCATCGCGCGCTCGTGCGAACTACCCCTCGATGTGGCGGTGGACTATTATCCGATGGATCTTCTCAGCGAAGTCGCTCCGTGCCCACGCGTCGAACCGGCACGGCCGAGGTTCGTCTTTGCGGGAAGACTGGAGCGGCGAAAGGGAGGGGAAGTGCTCTTGCGGGCGATCGCGCACTTGCGCAAGAGCGCGGCAGATTTCGAACTCGTCATCATTGGAGACGGCCCGGAACGAGAGAGGTTGGAGCAGATCGTGGAAAGCGAGAATCTGCGCGATATGGTGATCTTTCACGGGAAACTCGAACGCGCTGCCGTTCTGGCGGCGATGGCACAGGCGACGGCAGTGGTGGTGCCTTCGCGCGACAACGACGCGCTGCCTTTTGTCGTAATCGAGGCCGCGGCGCTCTCTCGTTGTGTCGTGGGAAGCTCATCGGGCGGAATCCCAGAGCTGCTCGGACCGGACGGGTTGCTGTTCGCGCCAGATGACCATGAAGGTTTGGCCGGGCATTTGAGGACGCTGCTACAGCGGCTTTCTGAAACCGAAGCGCGAGGGCGCGCTTTGCATCGGCGCGTCAGCACGCTTTGCGATCCCGCAGTCGCTGCAAGGCGCGCCCTTGAGTTTTACACCGCCAGTTGA
- a CDS encoding transposase: MINRGNYRRNLFEGKGAAEAFVRVLGEAAERYGWRVHAFVVMSNHFHLALELTEPNLSEGMKWLQGTWIRRHNALRRLIGRPFQGRYKALHVEPGHALARVCHYIHLNPVRAGLRSAARITDYPWSSLPRFATKGRQAWLEASTVLAEAGGLPDTPAGWRKYASYLEFLAGDEPSKVALVSETMSRGWCVGAEKFRNELRRQIAERGAELDRFGGLEPEAVRREREAVWEETLRKFARAAKIDLAALPAQKSAPQKVLLAAVLKRRTSVANGWLARRLGMGEPASASQFVRRLLLSDDGRAAVSELTAHAGGRR, from the coding sequence GTGATCAACCGTGGGAACTACCGCCGGAATTTGTTCGAGGGGAAAGGCGCGGCGGAGGCTTTTGTCCGGGTGCTGGGAGAGGCGGCGGAGCGCTACGGGTGGCGTGTGCACGCGTTCGTGGTCATGAGCAATCACTTCCATCTGGCACTGGAATTAACAGAGCCGAATTTAAGCGAAGGGATGAAGTGGCTGCAGGGCACCTGGATTCGCCGCCACAACGCGCTGCGCCGACTCATCGGCCGGCCTTTCCAAGGGCGCTACAAGGCGCTGCACGTCGAGCCCGGGCACGCGCTCGCGCGAGTCTGCCACTATATCCACCTCAACCCGGTGCGTGCGGGACTGCGATCGGCCGCGCGGATCACGGACTACCCGTGGAGCAGCCTTCCCCGGTTTGCAACGAAGGGACGACAGGCATGGTTGGAGGCATCGACTGTGCTCGCTGAGGCTGGCGGGCTGCCGGACACACCGGCGGGCTGGCGAAAATATGCCAGCTATCTCGAATTCCTCGCTGGGGACGAGCCGTCGAAAGTTGCGCTCGTGTCCGAGACGATGAGCCGAGGCTGGTGTGTCGGTGCGGAGAAATTTCGCAACGAGCTGCGCCGCCAGATCGCGGAGCGTGGCGCAGAGCTGGATCGGTTCGGCGGGCTCGAACCGGAGGCTGTCCGGCGCGAGCGTGAAGCGGTGTGGGAGGAGACGCTGCGGAAATTTGCCCGCGCGGCGAAGATCGATCTGGCGGCCTTGCCCGCGCAGAAGTCCGCGCCCCAAAAAGTGTTGCTGGCAGCCGTGCTGAAACGCCGCACCTCCGTTGCGAACGGCTGGCTGGCGCGACGCCTCGGCATGGGCGAGCCTGCGAGCGCGAGTCAGTTCGTGCGCCGACTGTTGCTGTCGGACGACGGCCGAGCCGCAGTTTCGGAACTCACGGCACATGCGGGAGGGCGGAGATGA